The following proteins come from a genomic window of Trifolium pratense cultivar HEN17-A07 linkage group LG4, ARS_RC_1.1, whole genome shotgun sequence:
- the LOC123921883 gene encoding uncharacterized protein LOC123921883, whose product MNLLLDSNVEALAFNYLNFGLITILNNLWTWLALLTAALSFWKIRSSGCPKEPISIKADTCVSISTISVNDEMTEIETPIKKTSTEIFDGVDGVMKGKFTVYFKDDMQCGLIDSTSCYDRLLPVAEGWEQEGELEWCKCWEKVLRLRNGVTENGWYTCQDLTELNGNVVKIWDGGLRFVGS is encoded by the coding sequence atgaacctCTTGTTAGATTCCAATGTTGAGGCTTTAGCCTTCAATTACTTAAACTTTGGTTTAATCACAATTCTAAACAATTTATGGACTTGGCTAGCTCTTCTCACCGCCGCTCTTAGCTTCTGGAAGATTCGCTCATCAGGTTGTCCTAAAGAGCCAATTTCCATAAAAGCTGACACATGTGTCTCAATTTCTACTATTTCTGTAAATGATGAAATGACAGAAATTGAGACACCAATTAAGAAAACATCGACAGAAATTTTTGACGGGGTTGACGGTGTTATGAAAGGAAAGTTTACGGTGTATTTTAAAGATGACATGCAATGTGGACTCATCGATAGTACTAGTTGCTACGACCGGCTATTGCCGGTTGCTGAAGGGTGGGAACAAGAAGGTGAGTTGGAATGGTGCAAATGTTGGGAGAAGGTGTTGAGATTGAGAAATGGTGTGACTGAAAATGGTTGGTACACGTGTCAAGATTTAACGGAGCTTAACGGAAATGTTGTTAAAATTTGGGATGGTGGTTTAAGGTTTGTTGGTAGTTGA